From the Synergistaceae bacterium DZ-S4 genome, one window contains:
- a CDS encoding NeuD/PglB/VioB family sugar acetyltransferase, which translates to MQKGPLYILGAGNQSKVLLSMLEECGRECAGIFDDDENLAGDLWGCPIRGRISDVPDIEATEAVIAIGDNMTRKVISCKFRNVRWAVLIHPAACIHPSVNLREGSVIFPGTIIHAGASAGRHVIINSGSVVGYETMIGDYSHVGMGSIIADKVIVGENVLLGMGTVVIPKVHLFDDVTIGAGSTIIKNLGPGGVYVGNPARRVLRPIIDTEEAEQ; encoded by the coding sequence ATGCAAAAAGGACCTTTGTATATCCTGGGAGCGGGCAATCAGTCAAAAGTCCTGCTTTCAATGCTCGAAGAGTGCGGAAGGGAATGTGCCGGGATCTTTGATGATGATGAGAACCTGGCGGGCGATCTTTGGGGCTGTCCGATCAGGGGCAGGATCTCTGATGTTCCGGACATTGAAGCGACTGAGGCAGTGATAGCGATTGGCGACAATATGACAAGGAAGGTAATAAGCTGCAAGTTCAGGAACGTTCGATGGGCGGTCCTGATCCATCCTGCAGCTTGCATACATCCTTCAGTCAACTTGCGAGAGGGCTCTGTGATATTTCCCGGTACGATCATCCATGCCGGAGCCTCGGCGGGCAGGCATGTCATAATCAATTCAGGATCTGTAGTGGGGTATGAAACGATGATCGGCGATTACTCCCATGTCGGCATGGGAAGCATCATCGCTGACAAGGTCATCGTAGGAGAGAACGTACTGCTGGGAATGGGTACGGTCGTTATCCCAAAGGTGCATCTGTTTGATGACGTCACTATCGGAGCCGGGTCGACGATAATCAAGAACCTCGGACCCGGAGGAGTTTACGTAGGCAATCCGGCAAGACGGGTACTGAGGCCGATCATCGACACGGAAGAGGCCGAACAGTAA